In one Mesorhizobium australicum genomic region, the following are encoded:
- a CDS encoding LysR substrate-binding domain-containing protein: MDIRLEWLRAFRAIMQAGTVTSAANIVLRTQPQISRMIAGLEASLGFQLFTREGRRLIPTEDGLRFYEHIEPLLMNFEGLKGIAEDIKGRRGKPLIIAAEPFLLHSLVPTAVETMRGRADVKFAIDICVRELGLWMSRSNVDLAVVALPFTQSDMERIAFAEAELVASLPAGHPLAEREIVDITDLAAEPFIALRPSTLLRSQIDLALMRSGGVFRPVVETGSGVTACSLVARGLGVSISDPVVARSFANEGVVVRRLSTPLKLTYGFLVDSGAGANPQVRDMIGCLIDAVQQLGGDFVTVEPYGDVRSLPVFSSQPGRSKS; the protein is encoded by the coding sequence ATGGACATCCGGCTGGAATGGCTCAGGGCCTTTCGGGCGATCATGCAGGCAGGCACGGTCACCAGCGCCGCCAACATCGTGCTGCGGACCCAGCCGCAGATCAGCCGCATGATCGCCGGGCTCGAAGCCTCGCTCGGCTTCCAGCTCTTCACGCGCGAGGGCCGGCGGCTCATCCCGACCGAGGACGGCCTGCGCTTCTACGAGCACATCGAGCCGCTGCTGATGAACTTCGAGGGCCTCAAGGGCATCGCCGAGGACATCAAGGGGCGGCGCGGCAAGCCGCTCATCATCGCCGCCGAACCCTTCCTCCTGCATTCCCTCGTGCCCACGGCGGTCGAGACGATGCGCGGCCGCGCCGACGTGAAGTTCGCCATCGACATCTGCGTGCGCGAGCTCGGCCTGTGGATGTCGCGCTCCAATGTCGATCTCGCCGTGGTCGCCCTGCCGTTCACGCAGAGCGACATGGAGCGGATCGCCTTTGCCGAGGCCGAGCTGGTCGCGTCGCTGCCCGCCGGCCATCCCCTGGCCGAGCGCGAGATCGTCGACATCACCGACCTCGCGGCCGAGCCCTTCATCGCGCTGCGGCCCAGCACGCTGCTCAGGTCGCAGATCGACCTCGCCTTGATGCGGTCCGGCGGGGTGTTCCGGCCGGTCGTCGAGACCGGGTCCGGCGTCACCGCCTGTTCCCTCGTCGCGCGAGGCCTTGGCGTGTCGATTAGCGATCCGGTCGTGGCGCGCTCCTTTGCGAACGAAGGCGTCGTCGTGCGTCGCCTCTCCACGCCGCTGAAGCTGACCTACGGCTTCCTGGTCGATTCGGGCGCGGGCGCGAACCCGCAGGTGCGGGACATGATCGGCTGCCTGATCGACGCCGTGCAGCAGCTAGGCGGCGATTTCGTCACCGTGGAGCCATATGGCGACGTGCGGTCGCTGCCCGTCTTTTCGAGCCAGCCCGGACGGTCGAAGTCATGA
- a CDS encoding ABC transporter permease: MKRSFSPTLLAAVTAVYVFLLVPIVIVVLTSLNSAEYLSFPPQGVSLRWYQAFFASKSFMDAFLLSLQVGVLTALIATAIATPAALFYVRHLRVAREQFRIAMLAPMLLPEVLTAIALLFFFNHFFAGTRDMLPLLIGHVVVTLPLVFLSVTSALYNMPPAVEEAARTLGANPVRTFRLVTLPLIKSGIVTGGMLAFILSFDNVNISLLLKPVGSTTLPIQLFDYLRYDFDPTAAAASTVSVVLTLAVVVLIDRLYGLKAVRF, from the coding sequence ATGAAGCGCTCCTTCTCCCCGACGCTGCTGGCCGCCGTCACGGCCGTCTACGTCTTCCTTCTCGTGCCGATCGTCATCGTGGTGCTGACTTCGCTGAATTCGGCGGAATATCTCTCGTTCCCGCCGCAGGGCGTCTCGCTGCGCTGGTATCAGGCCTTCTTCGCCTCGAAGTCCTTCATGGACGCGTTCCTGCTGTCGCTCCAGGTCGGCGTGCTCACGGCGCTGATCGCGACGGCGATCGCCACGCCCGCGGCCCTCTTTTACGTCCGCCACCTGCGGGTGGCCCGCGAGCAGTTCCGCATCGCCATGCTCGCGCCGATGCTCCTGCCGGAAGTGCTCACAGCCATCGCACTGCTTTTCTTCTTCAACCATTTCTTCGCCGGCACGCGCGATATGCTGCCGCTGCTGATCGGCCATGTCGTGGTGACGCTGCCGCTGGTGTTCCTGAGTGTCACGTCCGCCCTCTACAACATGCCTCCGGCGGTCGAGGAGGCCGCGCGCACGCTCGGCGCCAATCCCGTCCGCACCTTCCGCCTCGTGACGCTGCCGCTGATCAAGTCGGGCATCGTCACCGGCGGGATGCTCGCCTTCATCCTCTCCTTCGACAATGTGAACATCTCGCTGCTCCTGAAACCCGTGGGCTCGACCACCTTGCCAATTCAGCTCTTCGACTATCTGCGCTACGATTTCGATCCGACGGCGGCCGCCGCTTCGACGGTGTCGGTCGTGCTGACGCTGGCGGTGGTTGTTCTGATCGACCGGCTCTACGGGTTGAAGGCTGTCCGCTTCTGA
- a CDS encoding ABC transporter permease, protein MTGRSGAHRFSLLLGLPALLLVGLFVILPYGEILLMSFRTPSTTAAYGPGFTVASYVKILTDSLYLGMLLDTFWLAALSTVFCLVLGFPVAFHLGRTQTRWRGLLYALVLSPLLTGVVIRCFGWIVLLSNTGLVNEFLSLLGLGPYKLMYNRVGVVIALVHVFLPFMILPIMNSVQNIDPRFEEAARTMGASRASVFRHVLLPLTMPGIQSGVILVFVLAASAYVIPVLLGGGQVQTMTTVMVQQLMGSLLWPFGAALALVLAASMTIAILVFILLMKRSMRGLT, encoded by the coding sequence ATGACCGGCCGATCTGGCGCGCACCGGTTCTCCCTGCTCCTCGGGCTTCCCGCGCTGCTTCTCGTCGGGCTGTTCGTGATCCTGCCCTATGGCGAGATCCTGCTGATGAGCTTCCGGACGCCGTCCACCACTGCCGCCTATGGGCCCGGCTTCACGGTGGCCTCCTATGTGAAGATCCTGACCGATTCCCTCTATCTCGGCATGCTGCTCGACACGTTCTGGCTGGCGGCGCTGTCGACCGTGTTCTGCCTCGTCCTCGGCTTTCCCGTCGCCTTCCATCTCGGGCGGACCCAGACCCGCTGGCGTGGCCTGCTCTACGCGCTAGTCCTGTCGCCGCTTCTGACCGGCGTCGTCATCCGCTGCTTCGGCTGGATCGTGCTCCTGTCCAACACCGGCCTGGTCAACGAGTTTCTGTCGCTGCTCGGCCTCGGTCCCTACAAATTGATGTACAACCGGGTCGGCGTGGTGATCGCCCTCGTCCACGTCTTCCTGCCATTCATGATCCTGCCGATCATGAACTCGGTGCAGAACATCGATCCGCGGTTCGAAGAGGCGGCCCGCACGATGGGCGCGTCGAGGGCCAGCGTGTTCCGCCACGTCCTCCTGCCGCTGACCATGCCGGGCATCCAGTCGGGTGTCATCCTCGTCTTCGTGCTCGCCGCCAGCGCCTATGTCATTCCGGTGCTTCTTGGCGGCGGCCAGGTGCAGACCATGACCACCGTCATGGTGCAGCAGCTCATGGGTAGCCTGCTGTGGCCCTTCGGCGCGGCGCTGGCGCTGGTACTGGCCGCGTCGATGACGATCGCCATCCTCGTCTTCATCCTCCTGATGAAGCGAAGCATGCGGGGGCTGACATGA
- a CDS encoding ABC transporter ATP-binding protein: MTKLAIRALAKRFEAFTAVENVDLETGEGEFVSLLGPSGCGKTTTLRCVAGLEDPTSGTILFDDVDVTHLAPERRSIGMVFQNYALFPHMTVAENVGFGLMMRGIRGAPAASRIASVLDMVQLSNAQDRYPRQMSGGQQQRVALARALVFEPKLLLLDEPLANLDAKLRDEMRFFIRSLQQRVGITTLYVTHDQAEAMAMSDRIVVMFGGRIHQVGGAQDIYHRPTTKEVAGFIGQANLFAADVKGRDGDLLLLRTPFGEFRARSGDPEAALSAGAGSLMVRPEAVRLAPAAAAAGLSATVEEAHFLGNIVDYKLRLADGTPVAAQAIGDLDHTPGTQVSVSFDENRSWLVL; the protein is encoded by the coding sequence ATGACGAAGCTGGCGATCCGCGCACTGGCCAAGCGCTTCGAGGCGTTCACGGCCGTCGAGAACGTCGACCTCGAGACCGGGGAGGGGGAGTTCGTCTCCCTTCTCGGCCCCTCGGGCTGCGGCAAGACGACCACTCTGCGCTGCGTCGCCGGGCTGGAGGATCCCACCAGCGGCACCATCCTGTTCGACGATGTCGACGTGACGCATCTCGCGCCCGAAAGGCGCTCGATCGGCATGGTGTTCCAGAACTACGCCCTGTTTCCGCACATGACGGTGGCGGAGAATGTCGGCTTCGGGCTGATGATGCGCGGCATCCGCGGCGCACCCGCTGCCTCGCGCATCGCCTCCGTTCTCGACATGGTGCAGTTGTCCAACGCGCAGGACCGCTATCCGCGCCAGATGTCCGGCGGCCAGCAGCAGCGCGTCGCGCTTGCGCGGGCCCTGGTGTTCGAGCCGAAGCTCCTTCTGCTCGATGAGCCGCTCGCCAATCTCGACGCGAAGCTGCGCGACGAGATGCGCTTCTTCATCCGCTCGCTACAGCAGCGGGTGGGCATCACGACCCTCTACGTCACCCACGACCAAGCCGAGGCGATGGCGATGTCCGATCGCATCGTCGTCATGTTCGGCGGCCGGATCCACCAGGTCGGCGGCGCGCAGGACATCTACCACCGCCCGACGACGAAGGAGGTCGCCGGCTTCATCGGCCAGGCAAATCTCTTCGCCGCCGATGTGAAGGGCCGCGACGGCGATCTTCTGCTCCTGCGCACCCCCTTTGGCGAATTCCGCGCCCGCAGCGGCGATCCGGAGGCGGCACTATCCGCCGGGGCCGGCTCCCTCATGGTCCGTCCGGAAGCCGTCCGGCTGGCGCCTGCCGCTGCGGCCGCGGGTCTTTCCGCCACCGTCGAGGAGGCGCATTTCCTCGGCAACATCGTCGACTACAAGCTGAGGCTCGCAGACGGCACGCCCGTCGCGGCGCAGGCGATCGGCGACCTCGACCATACACCCGGCACGCAGGTGAGCGTCTCCTTCGACGAGAACCGGAGCTGGCTCGTCCTATGA
- a CDS encoding ABC transporter substrate-binding protein codes for MSYAMNRRQVLRASAALGSLAAMGAASGMLSPRVAAAAGQLVITSYGGRYERFWRETLLPPFEQATGTEAVVDVGLGVNWAANLRASGPEKPAYSYVMMNELVGALLRQEGFFKQWPAQKVPNLAKVHPKAVVGDGMGVTAMVSPIGIAYRTDLVKAPPKSWKDLWDNEEFKGKIGLFQISNTAGYMFLMMISQIYGSNALDFDAGFAQIEKLVPFPTGDLAGALAILLTRGEIAACPLDLGETINMQKKGAPVAFIAPEEGMFMFDQTFDLLRAAPNEDAACAFLDHVLSEEMQVKLAEEFSYIPVNTSTVLPEELAKSLMFTANDLDKIVSFDWIEANKVRDQVTERWNRTVR; via the coding sequence ATGTCCTATGCCATGAACCGCCGTCAGGTGCTGCGCGCGTCGGCCGCGCTGGGTTCGCTCGCCGCCATGGGCGCGGCCTCCGGAATGCTCTCGCCGCGGGTCGCCGCCGCGGCCGGCCAGCTCGTCATCACCAGCTATGGCGGCCGCTACGAGCGCTTCTGGCGCGAGACGCTCCTTCCGCCCTTCGAGCAGGCCACCGGCACCGAGGCGGTGGTCGACGTCGGCCTCGGCGTGAACTGGGCGGCGAACCTGCGCGCCAGCGGTCCGGAGAAGCCGGCCTATTCCTACGTCATGATGAACGAGCTGGTCGGGGCGCTGCTGCGGCAGGAAGGCTTCTTCAAGCAGTGGCCGGCTCAGAAGGTCCCCAACCTCGCCAAGGTCCATCCCAAGGCGGTCGTCGGCGACGGCATGGGCGTGACCGCGATGGTCTCGCCGATCGGCATCGCCTACCGCACGGACCTGGTGAAGGCGCCGCCGAAGTCGTGGAAGGACCTGTGGGACAACGAGGAGTTCAAGGGCAAGATCGGCCTGTTCCAGATCTCCAACACGGCCGGCTACATGTTCCTGATGATGATCTCGCAGATCTACGGCTCGAACGCGCTGGACTTCGACGCCGGCTTCGCCCAGATCGAGAAGCTGGTCCCGTTCCCGACCGGCGACCTCGCCGGCGCGCTTGCGATCCTGCTGACGCGCGGCGAGATCGCAGCCTGCCCGCTCGATCTCGGCGAGACCATCAACATGCAGAAGAAGGGCGCCCCGGTGGCCTTCATCGCGCCCGAGGAAGGCATGTTCATGTTCGACCAGACCTTCGACCTGCTGCGCGCCGCGCCGAACGAGGATGCCGCATGCGCCTTCCTCGACCATGTCCTCTCCGAGGAGATGCAGGTCAAGCTCGCGGAGGAGTTCTCCTACATCCCGGTCAACACCTCGACCGTGCTGCCGGAAGAGCTCGCCAAGTCGCTGATGTTCACGGCCAACGATCTGGACAAGATCGTCTCCTTCGACTGGATAGAGGCCAACAAGGTCCGCGACCAGGTGACCGAGCGCTGGAACCGCACGGTCCGCTGA
- a CDS encoding aminotransferase class V-fold PLP-dependent enzyme: protein MPNEAVALAPAARSLTPFSDERPLNISLSNVRKAFPITARRAYLNNASISPVSEPVLQAVDHFLHDVRDNGRNNYPDWCRYADTAIKARIGRLIGAEASEIAFVKNTTEGLVNVANGLDWRDGDNLLLPDIEYPSNVYCWMQLARRGVEIKWVKTHDGRVDLADIEAAIDARTRLVSISAVQFSNGFRQDLAPLSELCVSRGVLLNVDAIQWVGSLALDLSQIHVDFLSFGGHKWLLAPIGTGIFYCNSKSLDLLTPPSVGYHSVDRGEAHMDYILDFRPNAGRFEEALVNFPGIWGLDAAVRMHLAVGPRAAEAHILDLTDYAAERVSGRGWTVKSPREGKERSGLLSFGREGIDTEMAATRLCSEGVDLAVRAGVLRISPSIYNNRTDIDRLVDTLPS, encoded by the coding sequence GTGCCGAACGAAGCCGTTGCCCTTGCGCCCGCCGCCAGATCGCTCACGCCGTTCAGCGACGAGCGGCCGCTGAACATATCGCTGTCGAACGTGCGGAAGGCCTTCCCGATCACGGCGCGCCGGGCTTATCTGAATAATGCCTCGATCTCGCCGGTGAGCGAGCCGGTGCTTCAGGCCGTCGATCATTTCCTGCACGACGTGCGCGACAACGGGCGCAACAACTATCCGGACTGGTGCCGCTATGCGGACACGGCCATCAAGGCCAGGATTGGCCGGCTGATCGGCGCCGAAGCATCTGAAATCGCCTTCGTGAAAAACACCACCGAGGGTCTTGTCAACGTGGCCAACGGCCTCGACTGGCGAGACGGCGACAACCTGCTTCTCCCCGACATTGAATATCCGTCCAACGTCTACTGCTGGATGCAACTCGCGCGGCGAGGTGTCGAGATCAAATGGGTCAAGACACATGACGGTCGCGTCGACCTCGCCGACATCGAGGCCGCGATCGACGCGCGGACGCGCCTGGTATCGATAAGCGCGGTGCAATTCTCGAACGGTTTCCGCCAGGATCTCGCCCCGTTGTCCGAGCTATGCGTCTCGCGCGGCGTCCTCCTCAACGTGGACGCCATCCAGTGGGTAGGCAGCCTGGCGCTCGACCTGTCGCAGATCCATGTCGACTTTCTCTCCTTCGGCGGACACAAATGGCTGCTGGCGCCGATCGGCACCGGCATCTTCTACTGCAATAGCAAGTCGCTCGATCTGCTGACTCCGCCGAGCGTGGGCTATCACAGCGTCGACCGCGGCGAGGCGCACATGGACTATATCCTCGACTTCCGGCCCAATGCCGGCCGGTTCGAGGAGGCGCTGGTCAATTTCCCCGGCATATGGGGACTGGACGCGGCGGTGCGGATGCATCTCGCCGTTGGTCCGCGCGCGGCGGAAGCGCACATCCTGGACCTGACCGACTATGCGGCGGAACGCGTGAGCGGCCGCGGCTGGACGGTGAAGAGTCCGCGCGAGGGCAAGGAGCGGTCCGGCCTGCTGTCCTTCGGGCGCGAGGGGATCGACACAGAAATGGCCGCCACGCGCCTTTGCTCCGAGGGGGTCGACCTCGCAGTGCGAGCGGGCGTGCTGCGCATCTCGCCGAGTATCTACAACAATCGAACGGATATCGACCGGCTCGTAGACACGCTTCCCTCCTGA
- a CDS encoding hydantoinase B/oxoprolinase family protein, protein MPAWDFWIDRGGTFTDVIGRAPDGSLHPRKLLSENPEAYRDAAVQGIRDLLGVEAGAPIPPGLIGEVKMGTTVATNALLERKGDRVLLLITKGFRDALRIAYQARPDIFAKQIILPEQLYERVVEVPERVRVDGTLETALDLDAVRGEVEAARADGIDAVAIVFMHAWKSPEHEKAAEALCHEIGFAQVSASHAVSPLIKLVGRGDTAVVDAYLSPILSRYVQRVAEELGSDLTSPFEGGGRAAGASGGGDGFASSATTPTPDLRSDPPRKGEGETPRLMFMMSSGGLTAADLFQGKDALLSGPAGGVVGMAETARLAGFDKVIGFDMGGTSTDVAHYDGEYERAFDTEVAGVRVRAPMMRIHTVAAGGGSILHYANGRFQAGPDSAGANPGPACYRRGGPLAVTDANVMLGKLQPDFFPAIFGPEQDQRLDAGVVRERFEALAAEIGDGRSPEQVAEGFITIAVENMANAIKKISVQRGYDVTEYLLNCFGGAGGQHACLVADALGMEAVLVHPFSGLLSAYGIGLASVFASRQQALIKPLAQESLAEIDALAETLREKVFEELEAQGVPADDITWRPVLMIRYDGTDTALPVSFSSHSLDAARADFEAAHKAQFGFVYDDRPMIVESVDLQGQDGRATGRDETNREMDDADAAASETRRIYMDGDWREAGVFRREALAPGNRVTGPALLIESHQTIVVEPGWQARITAKDHVLLRRTSKKRRAAALGTEADPVMLEVFNNLFMAIAEQMGVTLQNTAYSVNIKERLDFSCAVFDATGALVANAPHMPVHLGSMDRSVETVIRLNAGDVHLGDVFALNAPYNGGTHLPDITVVTPVFSDNEEKILFWTASRGHHADVGGTAPGSMTPLATTVDEEGVLFDNFRIVERGRFREKELVTLLTDHRWPARNPRQNVADLKAQIAANEKGVAELRKMVEHFGLDVVQAYMGHVQDNAAESVRRVLERLPDESSCEYPTDTGQTIKVRITVDRQARSAKVDFTGTSAVEKNNFNAPEPVARAAVLYAFRVMVENNIPMNAGCLRPIEIVIPDGCMLRPSYPAAVVAGNVETSQHVTNALFMAMGALANSQGTMNNLTFGNETYQYYETICSGSPAGRFNDGTGFAGTSGVHVHMTNSRLTDPEILELRFPVMLEDFHIREGSGGKGRFGAGDGTRRTIRFLETMECAILSSHRGAPPRGVEGGGDGQMGKTEVRRLDGTVETLKGCDQTVLEAGEAVIVTTPTAGGFGRTEIVDNGK, encoded by the coding sequence ATGCCAGCCTGGGACTTCTGGATCGATCGCGGTGGCACCTTCACGGACGTGATCGGCCGTGCGCCCGACGGCTCGCTGCACCCCCGCAAGCTCCTCTCCGAGAACCCCGAGGCCTATCGCGACGCCGCCGTGCAGGGCATCCGCGACCTGCTCGGCGTCGAAGCGGGCGCGCCGATCCCGCCTGGGCTGATCGGCGAGGTGAAGATGGGCACCACGGTCGCCACCAACGCCCTGCTGGAACGCAAGGGCGACCGCGTGCTGCTGCTGATCACCAAGGGCTTCCGCGACGCATTGCGCATCGCCTACCAGGCGCGCCCCGATATCTTCGCCAAGCAGATCATCCTGCCCGAGCAGCTCTACGAGCGCGTCGTCGAGGTGCCGGAGCGCGTCCGCGTCGACGGCACGCTGGAGACCGCGCTGGACCTCGATGCGGTGCGCGGCGAGGTCGAGGCCGCCAGGGCCGACGGTATCGACGCCGTCGCCATCGTCTTCATGCATGCCTGGAAGTCCCCCGAGCACGAGAAGGCAGCGGAAGCACTCTGCCACGAGATCGGCTTCGCGCAGGTTTCGGCCAGCCACGCGGTCTCGCCGCTCATCAAGCTGGTCGGCCGCGGCGATACGGCCGTCGTCGACGCCTATCTGTCGCCGATCCTGTCGCGCTACGTGCAGCGGGTGGCGGAGGAACTGGGCAGTGACCTCACCTCGCCCTTCGAGGGGGGAGGTCGCGCCGCAGGTGCGAGTGGGGGTGGCGACGGTTTCGCTTCTTCCGCCACCACCCCCACCCCGGACCTACGGTCCGACCCTCCCCGCAAGGGGGAGGGTGAAACGCCCCGCCTGATGTTCATGATGTCGTCGGGGGGGCTCACCGCCGCCGACCTGTTCCAGGGCAAGGACGCGCTGCTGTCGGGTCCGGCCGGTGGCGTCGTCGGCATGGCCGAGACGGCACGGCTCGCCGGCTTCGACAAGGTCATCGGCTTCGACATGGGCGGCACGTCGACCGACGTGGCGCATTACGACGGCGAATACGAGCGCGCCTTCGACACCGAGGTGGCGGGCGTGCGCGTGCGCGCGCCGATGATGCGCATCCACACTGTCGCCGCCGGCGGCGGCTCGATCCTGCACTATGCCAACGGCCGCTTCCAGGCCGGCCCGGATTCGGCCGGCGCCAATCCCGGCCCCGCCTGCTACCGCCGCGGCGGGCCGCTGGCCGTCACCGACGCCAACGTCATGCTCGGCAAGCTGCAGCCGGATTTCTTCCCGGCGATCTTCGGGCCGGAGCAGGACCAGCGGCTCGACGCCGGCGTGGTGCGCGAGCGTTTCGAGGCGCTGGCCGCCGAGATCGGCGACGGCCGCTCGCCCGAGCAGGTGGCCGAGGGCTTCATCACCATCGCGGTGGAGAACATGGCCAACGCCATCAAGAAGATCTCGGTGCAGCGCGGCTACGACGTCACCGAATACCTGCTCAACTGCTTCGGCGGCGCCGGCGGCCAGCATGCCTGCCTGGTTGCCGACGCGCTCGGCATGGAGGCGGTGCTGGTGCACCCCTTCTCCGGCCTGCTCTCGGCCTACGGCATCGGGCTTGCCTCGGTCTTCGCCTCGCGCCAGCAGGCGCTGATCAAGCCGCTGGCCCAGGAGTCGCTCGCCGAGATCGACGCGCTCGCCGAAACGCTGCGCGAAAAGGTGTTCGAGGAACTGGAAGCCCAGGGCGTGCCGGCCGACGACATCACGTGGCGCCCCGTCCTGATGATCCGCTACGACGGCACCGACACCGCACTGCCCGTGAGTTTTTCGTCGCATTCGCTCGACGCCGCCCGCGCCGACTTCGAGGCGGCGCACAAGGCGCAGTTCGGCTTCGTCTACGACGATCGGCCGATGATCGTGGAATCGGTCGACCTGCAGGGCCAGGACGGCCGCGCCACGGGTCGCGACGAGACGAACCGGGAGATGGATGACGCCGATGCGGCGGCGTCCGAAACGCGCCGCATCTACATGGACGGCGACTGGCGCGAGGCCGGCGTCTTCCGCCGCGAGGCGCTCGCCCCCGGCAACCGCGTCACCGGCCCTGCCCTGTTGATCGAGAGCCACCAGACGATCGTCGTCGAACCCGGCTGGCAGGCGCGGATCACGGCGAAGGACCATGTTCTGCTGCGCCGGACGAGCAAGAAGCGCCGCGCGGCGGCCCTCGGCACCGAGGCCGATCCTGTCATGCTGGAGGTCTTCAACAACCTGTTCATGGCCATCGCAGAGCAGATGGGCGTGACGCTTCAGAACACCGCCTATTCGGTCAACATCAAGGAGCGGCTGGACTTCTCCTGCGCCGTCTTCGATGCGACCGGCGCGCTGGTCGCCAACGCGCCGCATATGCCGGTGCATCTCGGCTCCATGGACCGGTCGGTGGAGACGGTCATCCGGCTCAACGCCGGCGACGTGCATCTCGGCGACGTCTTCGCGCTCAACGCTCCCTACAATGGCGGCACGCATCTGCCGGACATCACGGTGGTGACGCCGGTGTTCAGCGACAACGAAGAAAAGATCCTCTTCTGGACAGCGTCGCGCGGCCACCACGCCGATGTCGGCGGCACGGCCCCGGGCTCGATGACGCCGCTGGCGACGACGGTCGACGAGGAAGGCGTGCTGTTCGACAATTTCCGCATCGTCGAACGCGGCCGCTTCCGCGAGAAGGAGCTCGTGACGCTGCTCACCGACCATCGCTGGCCGGCGCGCAACCCCCGTCAGAACGTCGCCGACCTGAAGGCGCAGATCGCCGCCAACGAAAAGGGCGTCGCCGAACTGCGCAAGATGGTCGAGCATTTCGGGCTCGACGTCGTGCAGGCCTATATGGGCCATGTGCAGGACAACGCCGCCGAGAGCGTGCGCCGCGTGCTGGAAAGGTTGCCCGACGAGTCGTCCTGCGAATACCCGACCGACACGGGACAGACGATCAAGGTCCGGATCACGGTCGACCGGCAGGCGCGCTCGGCGAAGGTCGATTTCACCGGCACCTCGGCGGTGGAGAAGAACAATTTCAACGCGCCGGAGCCGGTGGCGCGCGCCGCGGTGCTCTATGCCTTCCGCGTCATGGTCGAGAACAACATCCCGATGAACGCGGGTTGCCTGCGGCCGATCGAGATCGTGATCCCGGACGGCTGCATGCTGCGGCCCAGCTACCCGGCGGCCGTCGTCGCCGGCAATGTCGAGACCTCGCAGCATGTCACCAACGCGCTGTTCATGGCGATGGGCGCGCTGGCCAACAGCCAGGGCACGATGAACAATCTGACCTTCGGCAACGAGACATACCAGTACTACGAGACGATCTGCTCGGGCTCGCCGGCCGGCCGCTTCAACGACGGCACGGGCTTTGCCGGCACGTCAGGCGTCCATGTCCACATGACCAATTCGCGCCTCACCGACCCGGAGATCCTCGAACTGCGCTTCCCGGTGATGCTGGAGGATTTCCACATCCGCGAAGGGTCCGGCGGCAAGGGCAGGTTCGGGGCCGGCGACGGCACGCGCCGCACCATCCGCTTCCTGGAGACGATGGAATGCGCCATCCTGTCGTCGCATCGCGGGGCGCCGCCGCGCGGCGTGGAAGGCGGCGGCGACGGTCAGATGGGCAAGACCGAGGTGCGCCGCCTCGACGGCACGGTCGAGACCCTGAAAGGCTGCGACCAGACGGTGCTGGAGGCCGGTGAGGCGGTGATCGTCACCACGCCGACGGCGGGAGGGTTCGGGCGCACCGAAATCGTAGATAATGGAAAATGA